The Niallia circulans nucleotide sequence AATATTGCATTAATACTTATTTCATCTTGTCAAATCATAATAACAGGAGAAAAGAACCATGATTTTCATCGATTTTATTGGAGCCCTTTTTGCAACAATACCATTTCTTTTATTAACACTACAGCTATTGAATAAATTGCATTTTAAAAAAAAGGGATTAATTTATTTTTTGTTAATAAGTTTTGGTACAGCTATACTTTTAGCACTATCACTAGGAAACCCCTTATTAAAGTTATCTATAGCAGTTATGATTTTAGCTTTTCTTTGTACAAAATTTTATAATGTAAAGTTTACTTTTTCATTATTATCACTGCTTTTAAGTGTGATCCTTCTGCTTATTGTGGAATATGTGGGTATTATTATTTTGAATTTACTTTATGTGGAGTCATTATCGTATAATCAAATACGCTTTATCACTGCATTAATTAACGCTTTACTTTTATCTTTATTGTTTTTATTCATGAAGTCATTAAAGTTGAGTCTTATTCCTAACCATGACGTTTATTTTGCTAATAACTCAAAACTTTGGTGGACTTCTCCAGTATTTGTTGTTTTATCCTTGCTAATTGTCGTTGAAATCATTCAAGATGGAGTAACCATTTCCTCCGTTTATTTAATACTCACTTCCATTATTGCCTTTATTTATCTTACAAGGTACATAATTTTTCAAAAGACAGTAGAAACAGAAAAAATAATGGTAAATGAACAAGAAAAAAGCGCAAAGTTTTACTTAAGAGGTATTCAAGCCCAAAGGCACGATTTTATATTTCAGGTTAACACAATTAATTCACTAGTCCATCTGAATAGAATAGATGAATTAAAAACGTACCTTGGTGAACTTACAGAAGAGTTTCAAACCACTTCCGAAACACTTCCATTACATTATATTTCGACAGCCGGTTTACTTATTCAATACAAACAAATATTTAAAAAGGATGGAGTTCATTTTAAAATTATTGTAGAGGATACATTCGAAGGAATCCCTATGCAAGTTTATGAATTTAATAACATTATAGGTAACTTAATTACTAATGCATTTGAATCTGTCAGATTAATAAAAACAAACTACAAAGAGATAACAATTAAATTCTCTAAAGATCAACATTTAGTGGTAGAGGTTATAAATGAAATTAATCAAGATTCATTTGATTTAATGAACATATTTCAGGATGGCTTTACTACCAAGGAGAAGGATAAAAATGGTCTTGGTCTAAACAATATTATGATGACCTTAGAACAGTACAACGGTTACTTATATCCAGAATTAAATAATCGAACATTAAGTATGTTTGTCATAATACCCACAGAAAAGTAAATAAAAAATAGCAGCATGTTTTATTTCAACCGCACAATCAGTATACTTACTTAACCAAGAAGCAATTCTAATTAATAATTATTGACTATTGCCTGATAGACTAATGAAAACTAAACTAATATTCAAAGAAAGATAGATATATATTATTTTTTTGATGAATTTATTTTCGACTTTCAAATTAAATTAAAAGTAACTTATCACAGTATTTCTTATGTATGTATCTATCCTTCCAAGTAAAGAAAAATGAAAGAGGGACAATTTAAGATGACCAAATTAAACATTTTAGCCATAGATGATGATCCTATTCAATTGGATGTATATAAGGACATTTTTAAAGATTCTCCTTATAATTTGGTATACACCTGTACAAATGGTGATTTACTCCCCCTTTTTTTGAGTGAAAATAACGTAGATATTGCATTATTAGATATAGAAATTGCATCACAGTCAGGATTCAAATTAGCAGAACATATTAATCAGTATTATGGAAACATTAAAATCATTTTTATTAGTAATCACAAATCGTTTGCTTTAGAAGCCTATGATTTTTATCCATTAGATTATATTGTTAAACCAGTAGACGTATTCAGATTGTTTCAGACATTAAGCAGGATCAATTATTCAGGCGGCCAAAATAATCTTCGAATTGGGGTTAAGACATCAACAGGATTCTCGTTAATTAAGAAAGATGACATTCTATTTATTAGTAAAACCTTAAATAAAACAACGATCCACCTTGCAAACGGAGAAAGAATAGAAAGTAATGAGAAACTGGAAGCACATGAAATGAAATTATTAAAACATGGTTTTTATCGTATTCATAAATCCTATCTAGTTAGCTTAAATAAAGTAAAAAAAATTCAAAAAGATGAATTTATGAATTCATTTAATATAGTTCTATATGATTCTAGTACTACCATACCAGTAAGTAAACACCGTATAAAAGAACTAAAAGATGCCGTAATGAAGCAGTTTAATTTTTAAATACTCCTTCATTTCAATTATATAGTTATATTCACATGACTATTCACAAAAAGTGGATACTGTGCCGACATACTAATAAAATGGAGTGGCACCGCGATTTAAAATCTCATTCTCAAGACTAACAGTCTTGAGACGAGATTTTTATTTAGTTTTAGTGATTTTTATAGGAAGTTTTTTGTGTTTTTTTGGAAGCTTACAGGAGAATAGAAATGACTGTAGTCCATTGCTATTATTTCTACAATTAAATTTGATTATTTATATTTTTTTGTATAAGTATAGTAGTACTTTCAACAGATCAAAAGCAAATAACCATACCATCAGGTCATTTGCTCCTTAACTGCTATTCCTTGAATTAACTTGCCACGCAATTCTCCAAGACTCTCCTCAATATTAGTAACATCCACAAAAAACAATCGAATCTTAGTCTCTAAACCAAAATCCTGATAAAAGGACTCAAAGCTTATTTCAGCATCCTTCATCTCTTCATTCATAGGATAAAGCAGCCAAATTTCTGGTGTTTGATATTTTTTAGAGTAGGCATACATTTGATACATGTCTGCCTGTGAAATTCCATAATTTTGGCGTGGTTGATTGGTTAGGGACTTCCACTTCGTATCAAGGATAATCGTGCTCTGATCCTCTCTTGTGATAACAATGTCTGGTCGTAAAGCAAATTGTTTTGGGTGATTAAATAAATAATGCCCTTTATCTTGGGTTAATACTTCCCATGGTAGGTCTGCTAAAACTCGTTTTAAATGTTGTACTACATATGATTCGAAAACCTTTTCCATTGGAAACAGTAATGCTCGTGCTGTTGTGTTACCAGAAAAAGTGGTAAAGCTTTGATTCAGTAGAAAAACCCTCGACCAGCTCATTAGGATTTCGTAATCCTTTGTATTTCGGTCTATTACAACACGTGAAAAATCTTTTGTGAAATTTGTAGAGGGTTTGACCATTTCGAATGCTGTAAGTAGTTTTCTTATTTCTTTTATATTAGCTGAACTACTTGATAGCTTCTGTAATTTCAACAATGTCGATTTAATTAATCTGTTCTCAGGTCGATTTACCTCAAATTCATCGTATCGTACAAAAAAACGCTCTTTATGAGCATAGTTATTCTTTATTTGCTCTTGAACAATCAGTTTTCCTTTAAAAAAGTTTAAGTTATCTTCTATGGGTATATAGGCAGAGCGCAACCCTCTTTTCATTAGGTTACGCAATTCCTGGATATACATATTAATAAAAATTTCATATAGGTTCATACGATCCATTTTTAAACTTGCATCATTAAATACTTTGCTTGGAAAATCCTTCATGCTGCGCAGCATTCGTAGGAAGGCTGTCTTTGTATCCTCCATTTCACTAGCAGTTACTTTTGGAAGGATTTGAACTTGAAACCCGTTTTTCATTTGTATAAGCCCAACAAAGTTCTTTGCTTGAATAACCTTACCAACATTCCGTCGTACACCTATTTTCAAAAAGTCTAAAGCGTCACCGGATTGATTCTCATTAAAGGTTAGGATAAAGTTTTCAAGCTCAGTGAAAATTTCTTTATTCAAATATTTGTATTGAGGATCGTTACGATAATCCTCATTGCAAGTAATGGACTCATACTCACGAACCTCCAACAGCTTGTCCATGTTTTTCACCACTTTAATAGATTAGTTTGTAGCTTTCATCCTTGTAAAAAGCATCTGTTTGAATAGAATACTTCTTCTCAGGTAAATCGATATCCGGGTTCCCTTTAAAAACTTCTCGCACTTTAATGTCAGTATCCAAAATAAATTTAATACTAGCATC carries:
- a CDS encoding McrC family protein, producing MDKLLEVREYESITCNEDYRNDPQYKYLNKEIFTELENFILTFNENQSGDALDFLKIGVRRNVGKVIQAKNFVGLIQMKNGFQVQILPKVTASEMEDTKTAFLRMLRSMKDFPSKVFNDASLKMDRMNLYEIFINMYIQELRNLMKRGLRSAYIPIEDNLNFFKGKLIVQEQIKNNYAHKERFFVRYDEFEVNRPENRLIKSTLLKLQKLSSSSANIKEIRKLLTAFEMVKPSTNFTKDFSRVVIDRNTKDYEILMSWSRVFLLNQSFTTFSGNTTARALLFPMEKVFESYVVQHLKRVLADLPWEVLTQDKGHYLFNHPKQFALRPDIVITREDQSTIILDTKWKSLTNQPRQNYGISQADMYQMYAYSKKYQTPEIWLLYPMNEEMKDAEISFESFYQDFGLETKIRLFFVDVTNIEESLGELRGKLIQGIAVKEQMT
- a CDS encoding LytR/AlgR family response regulator transcription factor, with the translated sequence MTKLNILAIDDDPIQLDVYKDIFKDSPYNLVYTCTNGDLLPLFLSENNVDIALLDIEIASQSGFKLAEHINQYYGNIKIIFISNHKSFALEAYDFYPLDYIVKPVDVFRLFQTLSRINYSGGQNNLRIGVKTSTGFSLIKKDDILFISKTLNKTTIHLANGERIESNEKLEAHEMKLLKHGFYRIHKSYLVSLNKVKKIQKDEFMNSFNIVLYDSSTTIPVSKHRIKELKDAVMKQFNF
- a CDS encoding sensor histidine kinase, whose translation is MIFIDFIGALFATIPFLLLTLQLLNKLHFKKKGLIYFLLISFGTAILLALSLGNPLLKLSIAVMILAFLCTKFYNVKFTFSLLSLLLSVILLLIVEYVGIIILNLLYVESLSYNQIRFITALINALLLSLLFLFMKSLKLSLIPNHDVYFANNSKLWWTSPVFVVLSLLIVVEIIQDGVTISSVYLILTSIIAFIYLTRYIIFQKTVETEKIMVNEQEKSAKFYLRGIQAQRHDFIFQVNTINSLVHLNRIDELKTYLGELTEEFQTTSETLPLHYISTAGLLIQYKQIFKKDGVHFKIIVEDTFEGIPMQVYEFNNIIGNLITNAFESVRLIKTNYKEITIKFSKDQHLVVEVINEINQDSFDLMNIFQDGFTTKEKDKNGLGLNNIMMTLEQYNGYLYPELNNRTLSMFVIIPTEK